In Nocardioides marinus, one DNA window encodes the following:
- a CDS encoding MlaE family ABC transporter permease has translation MSTLGALGSAFVSGRRASLEQKGDQLLFYVKALAWTPRAIRRYPREIVNTLAEVTFGAGGLTLIAGTVGVIAFLAFFAGTEVGIQGYASLSQLGVAKFSAFISAYFNTREVAPLVSSIALAATVGCGYTARLGAMRISEEIDALDVMGIPSLPFLVTTRMIAAFVAVIPLYIVALCASYLSPRLIVTLIYGQSPGTYDHYFLQFLPPIDMIWSFGKLLVLATAVILIHCYYGYTASGGPAGVGMAVGRAIRTSIVTIVVADFFLSFAIWGSTTTVRITG, from the coding sequence ATGAGCACACTCGGCGCACTCGGGAGCGCCTTCGTCTCCGGCCGGCGGGCCTCGCTGGAGCAGAAGGGCGACCAGCTGCTGTTCTACGTCAAGGCACTTGCCTGGACGCCGCGCGCGATCCGTCGCTACCCCCGCGAGATCGTCAACACCCTCGCCGAGGTGACCTTCGGCGCCGGCGGGCTGACGCTCATCGCCGGCACCGTCGGGGTGATCGCGTTCCTCGCGTTCTTCGCCGGCACCGAGGTCGGCATCCAGGGCTACGCCTCGCTGAGCCAGCTCGGCGTCGCCAAGTTCTCCGCGTTCATCTCCGCCTACTTCAACACCCGCGAGGTGGCACCGCTGGTGTCCTCGATCGCCCTCGCGGCGACCGTGGGCTGCGGCTACACCGCCCGGCTCGGCGCGATGAGGATCTCGGAGGAGATCGACGCCCTCGACGTCATGGGCATCCCCTCCCTGCCGTTCCTCGTGACGACGCGGATGATCGCCGCGTTCGTGGCGGTGATCCCGCTCTACATCGTCGCCCTGTGCGCCTCCTACCTCTCGCCGCGACTCATCGTCACGCTGATCTACGGCCAGAGCCCGGGCACCTACGACCACTACTTCCTGCAGTTCCTGCCACCGATCGACATGATCTGGTCCTTCGGCAAGCTGCTCGTGCTCGCGACGGCGGTGATCCTCATCCACTGCTACTACGGCTACACCGCCTCCGGGGGGCCCGCCGGCGTCGGGATGGCGGTCGGGCGGGCCATCCGCACCAGCATCGTCACCATCGTGGTCGCCGACTTCTTCCTCAGCTTCGCCATCTGGGGCTCCACCACCACCGTCCGGATCACGGGCTAG
- a CDS encoding MlaE family ABC transporter permease, translating to MAVSAASVVRGPGEIAAMVVDVTRRMFTTRFQLREFIEQAWFITSVTLMPTILVSIPFGAVISLQVGNLTGQLGAQSFAGATAVLAVVREAAPIAAALIIAGAAGSAICSDLGARKIREEIDAMEVLGVDPLARLVVPRVLATMFVALMINGIVIGAGIGGGYFFTVIIQGGSAGAFLSSFTALASITDLYISCIKAVVFGWLAAIVGAYKGLGAGGGPSGVGRAVNESVIIAFMLLFFLNAVITAIYFQVVPPPGL from the coding sequence ATGGCTGTCAGTGCTGCCTCGGTCGTCCGGGGGCCGGGGGAGATCGCGGCGATGGTCGTCGACGTGACCCGTCGCATGTTCACCACGCGGTTCCAGCTGCGCGAGTTCATCGAGCAGGCGTGGTTCATCACCAGCGTGACGCTGATGCCCACGATCTTGGTGAGCATCCCCTTCGGTGCGGTCATCTCCCTGCAGGTCGGCAACCTCACGGGGCAGCTGGGCGCCCAGTCCTTCGCCGGGGCCACGGCGGTCCTCGCGGTCGTGCGCGAGGCGGCGCCGATCGCCGCCGCCCTCATCATCGCCGGCGCCGCGGGGTCGGCGATCTGCTCGGACCTGGGTGCGCGGAAGATCCGCGAGGAGATCGACGCGATGGAGGTGCTCGGGGTCGACCCGCTGGCCCGGCTCGTGGTGCCCCGGGTGCTCGCCACGATGTTCGTGGCCCTGATGATCAACGGCATCGTGATCGGGGCCGGCATCGGCGGCGGCTACTTCTTCACCGTGATCATCCAGGGTGGCAGCGCAGGTGCCTTCCTGAGCTCGTTCACGGCGCTGGCCAGCATCACCGACCTCTACATCTCCTGCATCAAGGCGGTCGTCTTCGGGTGGCTGGCCGCGATCGTCGGCGCCTACAAGGGCCTCGGTGCCGGCGGCGGCCCCAGCGGTGTGGGTCGAGCCGTCAACGAGTCGGTGATCATCGCGTTCATGCTGCTGTTCTTCCTCAACGCGGTGATCACGGCCATCTACTTCCAGGTCGTCCCCCCGCCGGGGCTGTGA
- a CDS encoding response regulator transcription factor: protein MTESRHRALVVDDDPDIADLVVMVLEGLDMDVSVAGTGEEALALARERQPDLVTLDLTLPDADGTEICERLRRFTDAYIIMITGRDAETDRLIGLEVGADEYLAKPFSPRELRARATALLRRPRSGLRAGDGGEEAAVVVRSADVELTDLGGGLLVDPLTGATRHRDENVPLTPTEAKLLVTLTRQAGEPMERADLATEVRGGDFIASDFLIDVQVAGLRRKLRAATGRDRLTVVRGTAYQLTVVD from the coding sequence ATGACCGAGTCCCGCCACCGGGCGCTGGTCGTCGACGACGACCCGGACATCGCCGACCTGGTGGTCATGGTCCTGGAGGGGCTGGACATGGACGTGAGCGTGGCGGGCACGGGGGAGGAGGCCCTCGCGCTGGCGCGGGAGCGGCAGCCGGACCTGGTCACCCTGGACCTGACGCTGCCCGATGCCGACGGCACCGAGATCTGCGAGCGGCTGCGCCGGTTCACCGACGCCTACATCATCATGATCACCGGCCGCGACGCGGAGACCGACCGGTTGATCGGCCTCGAGGTGGGCGCCGACGAGTACCTCGCGAAGCCGTTCTCGCCGCGTGAGCTGCGCGCCCGTGCCACCGCCCTGCTGCGCCGGCCGCGCAGCGGCCTACGAGCCGGCGACGGCGGTGAGGAAGCGGCCGTCGTCGTCCGCTCCGCCGACGTGGAGCTGACCGACCTCGGGGGCGGCCTGCTGGTCGACCCTCTCACCGGGGCGACGCGCCACCGCGACGAGAACGTCCCCCTGACACCGACCGAGGCCAAGCTCCTCGTCACGCTCACCCGGCAGGCGGGCGAGCCGATGGAGCGCGCCGACCTGGCGACCGAGGTGCGCGGCGGGGACTTCATCGCCTCCGACTTCCTCATCGACGTGCAGGTCGCCGGCCTGCGTCGCAAGCTGCGCGCAGCGACCGGCAGGGACCGGCTCACCGTGGTCCGCGGCACCGCCTACCAGCTCACCGTGGTCGACTGA
- a CDS encoding MCE family protein has protein sequence MARHSDAQILRLGTITLLVMVLVMAAAFNLSKFPGFGGTTYQAWFAEGSGLRTGNMVQVGGIRSGRVQGLELVGDRVLVTFEVDNDVEFGTESRASVEVLNLLGEKYLQLDPAGPDQQPEDEPIPLERTESAYDIVGVFGDLTTTTEEIDTDQLVEALDVLAGTVDEAAPELEASMAGIADLSRAVASRDTEIRSLLSSAKDVSTLLADRSEDVVTLMERSDLVFAEVRRRKQAIHRLLVGARGLADELRGVAEDNQRQIAPALREVEDLLDFLTSKEKELKATMAALGPYVSILGNIIGTGPWFDAYVVNLLAIPTGEFQPGRLKD, from the coding sequence ATGGCCCGCCACTCCGACGCCCAGATCCTGCGGCTCGGGACGATCACGCTGCTGGTGATGGTCCTGGTCATGGCCGCGGCGTTCAACCTCTCCAAGTTCCCCGGCTTCGGGGGCACGACCTACCAGGCGTGGTTCGCCGAGGGCTCCGGTCTGCGCACGGGCAACATGGTGCAGGTCGGCGGGATTCGCTCCGGCCGCGTCCAGGGCCTGGAGCTGGTCGGCGACCGGGTCCTGGTGACCTTCGAGGTCGACAACGACGTCGAGTTCGGCACCGAGTCGCGGGCGTCGGTCGAGGTCTTGAACCTGTTGGGCGAGAAGTACCTCCAGCTCGACCCCGCCGGCCCGGACCAGCAGCCCGAGGACGAGCCGATCCCGCTGGAGCGCACGGAGTCGGCGTACGACATCGTCGGGGTCTTCGGCGACCTCACGACCACCACCGAGGAGATCGACACCGACCAGCTGGTCGAGGCCCTCGACGTGCTGGCGGGGACGGTCGACGAGGCGGCCCCGGAGCTGGAGGCCTCGATGGCGGGGATCGCCGACCTCAGCCGTGCCGTGGCCTCCCGGGACACCGAGATCCGCTCGTTGCTGTCCTCGGCCAAGGACGTCTCCACCCTGCTGGCCGACCGCAGCGAGGACGTCGTGACGCTGATGGAGCGCAGCGACCTGGTCTTCGCCGAGGTGCGCCGTCGCAAGCAGGCCATCCACCGGCTGCTGGTGGGTGCGCGCGGGCTCGCCGACGAGCTGCGCGGCGTGGCCGAGGACAACCAGCGTCAGATCGCCCCGGCGCTGCGCGAGGTGGAGGACCTCCTGGACTTCCTGACCAGCAAGGAGAAGGAGCTGAAGGCGACGATGGCGGCGCTCGGGCCCTACGTCTCGATCCTCGGCAACATCATCGGCACCGGGCCGTGGTTCGACGCCTACGTCGTCAACCTGCTGGCCATCCCGACCGGTGAGTTCCAGCCCGGAAGGCTCAAGGACTGA
- a CDS encoding MCE family protein, with the protein MITDQRNLATISAAIKLGIFTVVSILVTGLLAAIMGNVGFGAGREYTAVFTSASMLEKGDDVRVAGVSVGEVRSVEHHERSAALVTFRVKADVELTTSSRAEIRFLNLVGDRYLALEEGRDGDTAPAQDPGEPIPVARTSPALDLTTLFNGFKPLFQALQPEQVNELSLNLVQVLQGEGGTVAGLLRRTASLTGDLAERDELIGRVVTNLDQTLRTVDSRHSQLTRLIVELKRWMGDLARDRRLIGSSLGSISELTEEVADLLTRGRPLLEDDVAELRRLARLLNQPRNREVLVELVERLPESMTDQTRTGTYGSWYNYYLCGFSGKISLPELEGIPGLDVLLDQLNDLEFHSTAPRCNGADEAGGED; encoded by the coding sequence GTGATCACCGACCAGCGCAACCTCGCCACGATCTCGGCGGCCATCAAGCTCGGGATCTTCACCGTGGTCTCGATCCTCGTCACCGGTCTACTGGCCGCGATCATGGGCAACGTCGGCTTCGGCGCCGGGCGGGAGTACACCGCGGTGTTCACCAGCGCCTCGATGCTGGAGAAGGGCGACGACGTCCGCGTCGCGGGGGTGAGCGTCGGGGAGGTCCGCTCCGTGGAGCACCACGAGCGCTCCGCCGCGCTGGTGACCTTCCGGGTCAAGGCCGACGTGGAGCTCACGACCTCCTCCCGGGCCGAGATCCGCTTCCTGAACCTCGTGGGCGACCGCTACCTGGCGCTGGAGGAGGGGCGCGACGGCGACACCGCACCCGCCCAGGACCCCGGCGAGCCCATCCCGGTCGCCCGGACGAGCCCGGCGCTGGACCTCACCACGCTGTTCAACGGGTTCAAGCCGCTCTTCCAGGCGCTGCAGCCCGAGCAGGTCAACGAGCTCTCGCTGAACCTCGTCCAGGTCCTGCAGGGCGAGGGCGGCACGGTGGCCGGGCTGCTGCGCCGTACCGCCTCGCTCACCGGCGACCTCGCCGAGCGCGACGAGCTCATCGGCCGGGTCGTGACCAACCTCGACCAGACGCTGCGCACCGTCGACTCCCGCCACTCCCAGCTGACCCGACTGATCGTGGAGCTGAAGCGTTGGATGGGCGACCTCGCCCGCGACCGGCGGCTCATCGGCTCCTCCCTGGGCAGCATCTCCGAGCTCACCGAGGAGGTCGCCGACCTGCTCACCCGGGGGCGTCCACTGCTCGAGGACGACGTCGCCGAGCTGCGACGGCTGGCGCGGCTGCTCAACCAGCCGCGCAACCGCGAGGTGCTCGTGGAGCTGGTCGAGCGGCTGCCCGAGTCGATGACCGACCAGACCCGTACCGGCACCTACGGCAGCTGGTACAACTACTACCTCTGCGGCTTCTCGGGGAAGATCTCGCTGCCCGAGCTCGAGGGCATCCCGGGGCTCGACGTCCTGCTGGACCAGCTCAACGACCTGGAGTTCCACTCCACCGCGCCGCGGTGCAACGGCGCCGACGAGGCCGGGGGTGAGGACTGA
- a CDS encoding DUF1707 domain-containing protein, whose translation MGLVPGAWSSFDLDPRVPAHRGLRAGDLDRATAAHLLGEAYAEGRLDPSEHDERATAATRARLLGDLVPLLEDLVPPLSPEPSSSSGLARATPAELRERAAATYAKDLRSAVMGFLVPSVICWTIWALTTPGEFAWPLIVSAVTALNVLRMLVQRQDLVSDHVRSLEKKQVKAIAREERAAAREELPSQKLKEAARAIEQDVVRRVSERFRPPSS comes from the coding sequence GTGGGTCTGGTGCCGGGCGCCTGGAGCAGCTTCGACCTCGACCCCCGCGTGCCCGCCCACCGGGGTCTGCGGGCCGGCGACCTCGACCGCGCGACCGCCGCCCACCTGCTCGGCGAGGCGTACGCCGAGGGCCGGCTGGACCCCTCCGAGCACGACGAGCGCGCCACCGCCGCGACGCGGGCCCGCCTGCTGGGTGACCTGGTGCCCCTGCTCGAGGACCTCGTGCCGCCCCTGTCGCCGGAGCCCTCGAGCAGCTCGGGCCTGGCCCGCGCGACGCCGGCCGAGCTGCGGGAGCGGGCGGCGGCGACGTACGCCAAGGACCTGCGGTCCGCGGTGATGGGCTTCCTGGTGCCCTCGGTCATCTGCTGGACGATCTGGGCCCTGACGACGCCCGGCGAGTTCGCCTGGCCCCTCATCGTCTCGGCCGTCACGGCCTTGAACGTGCTGCGGATGCTGGTGCAGCGCCAGGACCTCGTCTCCGACCACGTCCGGTCGCTGGAGAAGAAGCAGGTCAAGGCCATCGCGCGCGAGGAGCGGGCCGCGGCCCGCGAGGAGCTGCCGTCGCAGAAGCTCAAGGAGGCCGCCCGGGCCATCGAGCAGGACGTCGTGCGCCGCGTGAGCGAGCGCTTCCGCCCTCCGTCGTCCTGA
- a CDS encoding MCE family protein, with protein MLVNIHHDSPAEHRRLLVAGVVFLAILGLLLSFCVAVYAKVFESSTTVVVEAERAGLQLAKFGDVRMNGALVGQVRGIEQRDDVARITLALDPESARQVPQDVTVEILPTTLFGQKFVSLVVPEDGGGAAISDGAVIPAERVETNVELNRILARLFPLLRAVRPADLNATLNALATALEGRGEVLGETLDDLDGYLVAIRGALPTLREDLAALADVADAYDDAAPDLLDVLGNLTVTSHTITEKRQQLDTFFTDLGGLADTSTRVLADNESDLIRVGEVTAPLLRLLAVYSPQLPCLLEGAENYEPRLSKAFSGNQVKQYLELFSSQYEAYDEDDRPEYGEVGRGPWCLGLPDPPEPIGPQPLRDGSDIDSRPPDSKLPYLGALLDPAAGRVSMGYAGTPGDQQVLNALLAGRSGRDAGGYGALGSLLYGPVVRGEAVSS; from the coding sequence ATGCTGGTCAACATCCACCACGACTCCCCGGCCGAGCACCGTCGGCTGCTTGTCGCCGGGGTCGTCTTCCTCGCGATCCTGGGCCTGCTGCTCTCCTTCTGCGTGGCCGTCTACGCCAAGGTCTTCGAGTCCTCGACCACGGTGGTGGTGGAGGCCGAGCGCGCCGGTCTGCAGCTGGCGAAGTTCGGCGACGTGCGGATGAACGGCGCCCTGGTGGGCCAGGTCCGCGGGATCGAGCAGCGAGACGACGTCGCCCGCATCACCCTGGCGCTGGACCCCGAGTCCGCCCGCCAGGTGCCGCAGGACGTCACCGTCGAGATCCTCCCGACCACGCTGTTCGGCCAGAAGTTCGTGTCCCTCGTGGTCCCCGAGGACGGAGGTGGCGCGGCGATCTCCGACGGCGCGGTCATCCCCGCCGAGCGGGTCGAGACCAACGTCGAGCTCAACCGCATCCTGGCCCGGCTCTTCCCGCTCCTGCGGGCGGTCCGGCCCGCCGACCTCAACGCCACGCTCAACGCGCTGGCCACCGCGCTCGAGGGTCGTGGAGAGGTGCTGGGGGAGACGCTGGACGACCTCGACGGCTACCTCGTGGCCATCCGGGGCGCGCTGCCGACGCTGCGCGAGGACCTCGCAGCGCTGGCCGACGTCGCCGACGCCTACGACGACGCCGCACCCGACCTCCTCGACGTCCTCGGCAACCTGACGGTGACCAGTCACACGATCACCGAGAAGCGCCAACAGCTCGACACCTTCTTCACCGACCTCGGCGGGCTCGCCGACACCTCGACCCGGGTGCTGGCCGACAACGAGTCCGACCTGATCCGCGTCGGCGAGGTCACCGCGCCGCTGCTGCGCCTGCTGGCCGTCTACTCACCCCAGCTGCCGTGCCTGCTCGAGGGCGCGGAGAACTACGAGCCACGGCTGTCGAAGGCCTTCAGCGGCAACCAGGTCAAGCAGTACCTCGAGCTGTTCAGCTCTCAGTACGAGGCCTACGACGAGGACGACCGGCCCGAGTACGGCGAGGTCGGCCGCGGTCCCTGGTGCCTGGGGCTCCCGGACCCGCCCGAGCCGATCGGGCCCCAGCCGCTGCGGGACGGCTCCGACATCGACAGCCGGCCCCCGGACAGCAAGCTGCCCTACCTCGGGGCGCTCCTGGACCCGGCCGCCGGCCGGGTCTCCATGGGGTACGCCGGCACGCCCGGCGACCAGCAGGTCCTCAACGCCCTGCTCGCCGGACGGTCGGGTCGCGACGCCGGCGGCTACGGCGCGCTGGGCTCACTGCTCTACGGCCCGGTCGTGCGCGGGGAGGCGGTGTCCTCGTGA